The segment ACGCATTCACAAACGTAAACAACATTAATCTGCATCCATTCCCCCACAAAACCATTAAAAAAAGTCTCAAACTTGAATCTGTAGATTTCAATGAGTAATCGAGAAAGATTAAAGTTTTGGATTACCTGATGAAAAATCTAAGAAAGATTGAAAGAGAAAAAAGGTTCCTTTTTGTTGTTTCTCAGAAACTTGAATAATAATCCATCATTCGATTCGATTTTCAAGATGAGATGAGgcgaagagaagaaaagaatataACAATCTAATCAAGAAAAAGGGTTAAAAATAGAACGAGAGAAGAAGACGCGTTTGAAGAGAGAAGAAACGGAGACGTTGGATTTGgttttttagagagagagagagagaagggagcGATACTTGCGGCcgtcgtgtttttttttttcttgttcggTTCTGTATTTTATATCTGACCTGTCTCTAGCCATTTCTTTTTGACTTTTTAACGGTttgacttttttatttatttttataacactactaactttttattttttattttttcccgACATTTAACACAACATTttgacttttatttttctaatccTACCAACAGTTTGTAATATGTTATTTaccaattttatttaaaacattgtaattttttttaaaaataaacacagTTTAATTACAAATTATAAGAGATATATACGAGACTAAACTATATTGCGGACTAATTGTATTTTGATggtttaatttttagtttttataaataaaattataaaacaaaatttaagagtttatttttcaaaagctccttttgtttttctttaacatttggtttctatatatattatctaagaTCTAGTCACTTCTCTTATCCAATTTCGTTGTTTTTTAATAATGAGAAAATTTTATGTTGATgggcaaaaaaataataataatggaaAACTCATTCTACAGTTATTCAAATTCATGTatccaaaaaattaataaatctgAGTGATTCTATTCACATTTGACCTGGTGCTCATGTGGTATTTGAACACTTCTACACAGTCAGGTTTTCAATATTTCCGTTATCGAGGTAAGGAAAAAACAATTTCACACGTTCTAGAAAAGAACacccaaaaaaacaatttagcaccaaaaaagaaattaaatatcgTATCATCCAAATTATGTTCACGCTTTTCTTCTGTACCGGGAATCCACTCGCTAAAAACAAACACTCTCTCTCGGTTCGGACCGGTCGGTTTGATGTCCCGCATAACAGAGACCTGCCACTAAACAACGACGACGTTTTTGAACTCCAGTAGTTTTATTTCATCTCCCATAGAACTTTTAGAAAGATTACCATTTACCACCACCACAAAGGCAAGAATCTAAACTTCTAACTGCCATGGAAATCGATGATCCGTTAACCAACGGAAACACCGACGCCGTGATGACGGAATCCGCTCCCCCGTTCACTCCGTCTCCCCCCGTCCCTGCGTCGAGATCGAGCCAACTGACGGAATCGCTGAAACTCGAGCACCAGCTCCTCCGCGTACCGTTCGAGCATTACAAGAAGACGATCCGCGCCAATCACCGCTGTTTGGAGAAAGAGGTCACCGCCTTCGTCTCCGGCGTCGGAGATTTGGCTGATAACAATCGGTCCAAAGACGTCACCGTTTCGCGTCTCACCGGACTCGTTTCTCGATTGCAAGGCCTCAAACGAAAGGTTTGATTCAATACATCATATCTCTCTAATCAAAATCCaactttattaaaatgtatCACACAGATATATGGATTTAATAGTAACACGTTGGATCTTGGATGTTGCTTTTCGTCAATCTCTCGATATATACCAAAAAGTATCACATTGCGATGTAGCTAACatgcttttttattttattttaatttgtattggCATTCAGTTGGAAGAAGGGAGCAATGTGGAGAATCTGCAGGCTCAGAGATGCCGTGCTCGCATTGATCATTTGGATTCAGCAGATGGGGATAATATTACTGAATGGAACAACACGAAACTGAAGCGGATTCTTGTCGACTACATGCTGCGTATGTCGTATTTCGACACTGCTTCAAAGCTTTCAGAAACCAGCAATAttttggtctctctctctctctcttgacaCTGGTTggttatatattacatttagttATGTCTCCAAGCAACTGTTAATGGAAGATGTTTTATTGGTCTTTTCAGGACCTTGTCGACATTGACATATTTCGAGAAGCTAAGAAGGTGATTGACGCCCTTAAACGTAGGGAGGTTGCTTCTGCACTGGCATGGTGTGCTGATAATAAAACACGCTTGAAGAAGGCAAAGGTATCTGCTCCTCTTTCTCTGCCTACTGGGTTTAGATATACTTTCTTGTGTCTATGAGCTCCACCTGGGTCTGTCTAAAACACGGTTGAACCAAATCCTTTGACTAGTGCTTTCTACTTTCTCTTGGTATCATGAACAAAAATAGAACTTGTCGTCAGTGCTAATTATGTTTGGGGTTCTTTTCATGACAGAGCAAATTCGAGTTCCAACTAAGGCTGCAAGAATTCATCGAGCTGGTACGAGCTAACAGCTACAAACAAGCAATCCATTATGCTCGAAAGCATCTTGCACCATGGGGAGCAACCCATATGAACGATTTGCAGCCTGTCCTGGCCACTTTGGCTTTTAAAAGTACTACCGAATGCACAAAATACAAGGTCTGATTTTCCTTCTCTCATCCATCCCCGTGTTTCAAAAATCCATTCTTTGGCTCTTCAACTTGTATCCATTATTGAACCATCGATTTCATTTAAAATAGACCCGCTTGCTTTAGTGATCCTTCAATATATTTTTCCATCTCTGTTAATGGCTGAATATAAATGGTGTTACTTCCAACTCTTGTCGATTCTGACAGACTGACTTGATTGTTGCTTCTGGTAATTGACCGAGATATTTGCTGTTTTTCAGGTTCTATTTGAACTAGGGCAGTGGGATATTTTAGTTCATCAGTTTAAACAAGAATTTTGCAAGTTATATGGCATGACAATGGAGCCGTTATTGAACATCTACTTACAAGCAGGCTTGTCTGCCCTGAAAACTCCGTATCCTTTCAAACTCTTATctaatttgatgttttaaatatctattttcTGCTCTGAAATATAAAAAAGGGAAGAAAGTAAAATTCGATAATGACACCATAATGTGATTCTTATGGTGGTTTGAGTTTTGTACCCTTGACATGACCCAGATATGGTTTTGAAGAAGGTTGTACCAAGGAGGACCCGCTCTCACAAGAGAGCTTCCGGAAGCTAGCTTTGCCTCTACCGTACTCCAAGCAAGAACATTCAAAGCTTGTTTGCTATATTTCCAAGGAGCTAATGGACACAGAGAACCCACCACTGGTGTTTCCCAATGGCTACGTCTATAGCACCAAGGTTTGATACTATACCCTCAGATTTTCTGCTGATTCTCTCGTTTTGGAATCTGATGTTATAATCTAGAGCAGTGTCTTTTGTCTATCATAATCGCTTAGAGACTTCAATAGTTGGGTCGTTTACTTTTGCTTTGCATTGGTGGTGTAACGTAAGTGCAGGCTCTCAAGGAAATGGCGGACAAGAACAAAGGTGAAGTAAAATGTCCGAGGACAGGGCTTGTCTGCAACTACACGGATTTAGTTAAGGCCTACATATCATGAACTCAGTTGCTCATAATCCTCactttggttgttgcatattTGATCACAACCAAAGTGAGTGTCAGTGTTCAACTTTCTTCATATGCTAATCtgtaaatatgcatttaaacAGTTTCTTTCTTTCGTATATCAAGTTATTCTCTCATTTCAGACTTTCAGTCGTATAGCACTTTTCATTTTGTTAGCAGGTTATGTATTAAATAAGCAATTTAGTTGGTGCCAAGCAGAATTAACCAATTTAGTGCATCCTTTCATTTTACTATCACTAGGAAACATGATTGTAAGATTATGTCGTTTCTCTTAGAAGATAACCTGGAGGGAATTGAGTGATCATTTGATCATTTATTCCCTGTGTAGTAACTCCCTTGAAAGATAGTATATTGATACTGTTGTCTATAGAATAGCTCTTTTGACACAAAGTCAAGCCACAAAATCATAGGGAGTTATATTGATTGTGTCCGCATTCTCATGATCTAAACCTATACTTGGTTACCATCTAGATGATCCAACATGTTCATGCTTTCCTTTCCACATTCTGACTAAGGAAGAAAGTAAACTCGACTACTTGATACACAACAATATCTCATTTAAGGTGCTGAAAAGGTTTGTTCAGTTCTCTGGTATTATCTCTACTGTAGATATGGTAAAATAGGCTCGGTTTAAGGTGCTGAAAACAAGTTTATGCAATAATGATTAAGCCATTCAGCTGCAGATCTCAGAACACGAAGCTCACCGAAGAGGAGATCTCTTGACATCTGCCTTCTAACAATAAACCTTTGTGATTCAAAACGGCAATTAGATGCTTCTAGCTCCTGCAAAAGCACCCAACAAACCTTTATCATTTCAGTTCATAATGTGGCAATTAGCTGGAGTCGACTTTCTATGGTACCTTGATGCAAACACTGTGATCCTCAATCAATCTGTTGATATGAGACAAGATGATCTTATGTGCCTCCAACTCCCTGGTCCTGTCTTGAAAGGGAAGCCGAGCTAGTCGACCATCATTTTGTTCAGCTTCTTTTGACAAATCAGTTAGCTCTGAGAAATCATTATTACTGTCAATACTTTCAAGATCAGCCTCAAAAGAGAGAGTAACTAGTTTGATCTGAGCACCTTGAGGAGAGGTACAAGAGAGAAGACGTGCAAATGCTCGGAGAGACTGAGGAATTCCTTTCCCTTTCCCTGTAGCAGATTTAACTTCCCTGGGagcagaaccagaaccagaactAGACTTAGATACACTTATCACATATACAACTAGGCCTTTTTCTGATGTTTTCATTCGTTGTGAACTTGTAATGGCTTAGTGACATtctaaaacaaaacattaatacTTACTTGATTGTGAAAGTATCACAAGAAGAGTGAAAGATATTGATATCTTTGACACTTCGTGTGTAATGCGTCTGGAGAAGTCCCAGCTTCATGTTGCGGAGAGGGTCATCATTCCCTATATTCATTTGGATTTGAACCTAGTCAATCAATCAAACGACCATCAAAGTTCAAAGTTGGTGAGTGGCCATCTTGAACTCTTAACATCTATAGATCAATATTTTGCTATGGGTAGTATTAATGATAGAGAAAAAAAACCTCGTCATGAGCGTTGTAAGGAAGTGTAAATCCAAAATCCAACATGAGTGTAGCATTTGAGAATTCTCCATACCTAATGAACACCTATCACAGAGATGGTTAGTAAAGCATAGAAGTCCATGAGTTTAACCAGTCTCTGGCATTAATCTCAATCAAAATAACATCCTTCAAGACACTAGCGAGcattaattaaaagaaacaacCATTGTGTCATAATCCTACCTCGTCACCAGGACCGTAGTCACGATCTGCACTGACCTGCAAAGTTGAAAACTTAAAATCATGCACTAGTCAAGAACCATGTATTACTAGATCGAAATTTTGAACATAAGATCCTGCTAATGCGTCAAATGAGATATGGAGACAGAGAATAGCAAAGTAGGAAGAAGAGAACTAAGAATATTAAATAAGAGAAAATGGAAGTAAAAACCTCTGATAGTTGGTTGTCTTCATCGCTCAAAACGATTGATGCAGAAAGCCCATCATGGTTCATGAAGTCTGCAAACGGAATCTGTTAGATGGTCAGAACATCTATCTATACCAGAAATTACCATGAGAAGAAAACATACTGAAGACAGTACCAGTGATATGCCTTTTGAGGTTTCCCACGCACGAGATCCCACTGTCCAGCAACAAGTTATCCATATCAagtaaaatcaaaaagaaaaaaggatcCAGATTACTCTGAATAACTAAAGAAATAAATAGAATAACTGTAAGAGTAATTTTCTCACCTAATGCATATGCATACATGAAATTCTCCAGAGCTGGGCGTTCAATGGCGTTGGGAAGATGTTCTTTGAATGCCTACGagtaaccaaaaaataattttagaactcTTATTAAataggaagagaaaaaaaaaaattgacacatGCAAATGTACCTTATTCACTACCAAATATAGATATACATGTATTACTATGTACTCGGTGCACATGATGAACtggagttttaaaatttcagaaGTTAGTTAAAATCAATACAAATGTCAATAATATATGCTAGaaccataatatattttaaacactaTATTTTAATCACTTTGTAATGGTTTCATAGATTGTACACAAACACAATTTCTTCTAGGCCTTTAGGAACAATCAGGAACTTCaacaaaatatacttttatcaCCAAAGCAAGATAATATACCACAGGCGTTATATAAATAGAGGTGTTCTCTCTATAAGACAATGTTCAAAAGACTTAAGAAATGCAGGAAAATTGAACTTGCCACAAGTAACACACACTTATGATGACAAAGGAAACATACTTACTTGTGCTACAAGTGAGAATTCCTTTTCTAACCGAGCTTTTTGTTTTACAGTTTCCTTGTGAACTGCGCTACAGCGAATCATGCTTAACTCATTTTCATCCCAAAAGATCtagatagcaaaaaaaaagaagccagTATTCATTCAACTATTggccaaaacaaaacaaaaagatttcaAAGACTCTGGAACTTTTGACCAGTACAAGGAGTAGATTGAAAAAAACCTCACCGTGCTGTGCATATCTGAAAGCTGAGGAAGTCGGCTGATATAAGGGAACCATCGAGAATTCTGAATTCAGAAGCAGTCAAAAACCAAAACACACACATGAAAATGGACGTCGTATAAATTAAGATTACATTAACCCAAAATGTTGATGGGGAGCTTACTTGACCCATGTTCATTTCGATCATAAGAAGAGCAGCAAGCTTTCCTATGTTGTTTCCAAGTTGGTCTGTCAACGAAACTCTGATATCTCTGGGAAGCTCATCCGGAGTTATTTGCTGAAAATTCAACAGGCAGTAGTATATAGATCAAAACGTATTAATAATCTTCAGAAACTAGTTTTAGATCACACAAGAAGAGAAAACTCATTCACCGCATTGAAAGGGACTTCCAAAATGCAGTCCCCAGCATGGATTACTTTTGAGGCAAACAAGGCCCTGCTCACAAGAAGTCAGATTATGATATAATTCCaagaagacaaaacaaaagTTTTCAGTAACAAAAATCATACTTGAAGAAGTGGCTGAGACATCACTGACCTGCCATAAACGGATTTGCCAATGGAAAGCTTGTTAGTTATCTTGGTTCCAGCAATTTGCTCTAACCAAGGTAAGAAGTCTATGCAATCCTTATCCAAAGCAGCCTATACATAATTCATGCATTAATCAGATTACTCAAATTCAAGAACTCAATACTTTCATCTCTCAATTGAGAGAAGTAGAAGCAAAGAGAGCATAAAAGGTTTCATCTTTCATTTATTATGTCTTCAGTTTTTTCCGTTTCTGAATAGAAGAAATTCGACAAgaggaataaaacaaaacattggACACTTGAGCTTGTCTGAAATTCTCcaaggaataaaaaaaaaaaaaaaacctgagcTACTTGAGACTCTGTGAGTGATGATTGTGCATTGAAGAAGCTAATAcactttgctaaagaagagaTAAAAGTACGCCGTTGCTGAAACACTAACAGCTTCACCTTCGGAACGCTCAATAACATTATCTCCTCCGTCCCCTAAGTTCGTTGCGCGTGACCAACCACCGCTCCTATTTATGAATTGTGACTCGACTGCAGCCAGAGACTGTCCAATCCGGTTTATTTTTCTATAGTACAGTATCGGTTCGGTTCTCTAATTCCCTTTTGTATTTCCTTTAACAGTCTCGAATGAGTCCAGAATCAAAACTTCATTGAAAGACGAAGCTGGCCCATAGCGCAAACCAAGTAATTATGGgctttattacttttttttttttgggggctTTATACCttcattttattaaagtttttattCAGCCACAACTCACAAGCTTTACGTACGATGCATTGAATCGATCTATATAAAAAGTAATTATCTCGAAAGAGGCAAGCTTCtatggagtttttttttttggtaaaaacttCTATGGAGTTGATATAGAAGCTTGCCTCTTTTGAGATAATGACTTTTTCTAACTTAGAGTTTACTACGTAGAAAAGTAAATTAGCAAAAATAATAGCGGTAAAACCGTATAAAATCGAGACTCAATTATATATAACGTAAACATGCGCTTTGCCCCAGTTTGAAAGCAGACTTCACCATCCGTGTGTTAAATCAAAAATAGAAGTTCTATCTTGAGACAGTTGAGATTTAGGTAAtgttgtataattttttttttgtaaactaagtAATGTTGTATAATTAAGATGTAAAACATTAAAACTAGCTCATTCATAATTAAAAGTGAGAAGtatataaattagattttaGTAATAAACTTAGTGACATGAATACTCACTCATAATTAAAAGTGAGGAGtatataaattagattttaGTAATAAACTTAGAGACATTAATACTCATtcataactttaaaaataaaaccattgAATTGTGATAATGACACTTATCATCaccatattttattaattttgtttttcgaGGTGGATGATAATATTTGATGTCTAGAGATGTtgacagcaaaaaaaaatgtggaaCATATTAATTCCCACGTTCATAAAGTAGTTACAACTTAATATCGTATATAGATAGATATGCTTTAAATAGGAGTTTATGTCGTTCAAATTTAATTGAAGTTTTTATTTCACACGTTCTAATTTAATTGCGTATTTAGATGTTTATATTTGAAATGTACAGAAGGGTGGCATCGGATATCTGTTCGAGTTCGCATCAAATATTTTGGAGTTTCAGATAATTCGGCGTAGAGATATAGAATCCGTTcgaatatttatatacttcaggTTGGATCATgtatttttagttcggattCTGTTATTTTAGATTGGGTTcgaatatttagattttaaaaaaaaaattacgtttcttaaatttataagtTTATCTTTcgattaaatgatttttttattttttaataaattgaatGATTATAGATTTGGAgctaacatttcaaaaataaatagacattaaTTTGGTTATTGTTTATAGAATTtagatgtaacttttgttaatgcatgaaacaaaacaaaaaaattaatattcattttaaatgaatatcaaatcatttttctatagttatatgtatattatataattttaaagtatgtgtaaCTCAATATAAAtgtcttaaataaaaaatgtaaattaaaaatataaagataaatatacatatgtttggttattttcggatattCATTTGAATTCGGATATTATTTATTCGgtttcggatatccaatctatTCTAAATCAATACttattcggatattttttgttTCGGTTTAGATTTCAATTCAGATTTTTCGAATACGGTCCGGGTGTCGTGTAAAATTCTCATCCTTACCGTCAAGTGGTTCGAAATTGTGTTCTGACATGCTTTAAAAAATTTCTGTCTTCGCAAAtgcataaattaaatatgtgcAATCcactttattttaatttttatacaatttatgaATATGGGTCCCTTGGACCTTAAATAATTCAGACGTGCCATGCCACATGTTATTcgtatctaatctattaatttagggttctatttttatctactattaacaagtcatagtagaaccacttaaagaattagtcaatatgacatatttgattatttgtattaacaataaactaactataaatatattaacaataaaccaactataaatttgatttttttaattataataaaatctgttgagaaagaatctaacaaaatcttagtttaaaatttaaatattttttataaataacacattaatatatttcgaaattagtaatataatattattatatgtaaatttaactaaaacttattataaaaaagaaaataaaaaattctttatactaactttttatagattctatgatatattccgtattatataaaaatagaagtgctatatgaattaaatattaaaaatatattaaataggtaaattaacaaaaacaattattttattttttaactaaataaattattgatcatcattataatggattaaacttcgaaaactatataatacttttatattaaaataaatgtattagcataagttaaaattttatatttacagccatacattatctttttatttattttgaaactattagcaatatattgcttaaaaatgtttatatacaaaatataatagtatataataacctttagttcatatactatttaaaaatatgttattagtaaaatatgaaatttcagtaattcatttaaaatattagtgacaaaaatcaaattttaattataaattttattttattttaattgtaacaaaatttgttgataaaagaattaaaaatatcaccaaaaattcaaatatttataaaatgatacagtaatgtagtaccaaaacaaattcaaaattcatgtattattccaa is part of the Raphanus sativus cultivar WK10039 chromosome 5, ASM80110v3, whole genome shotgun sequence genome and harbors:
- the LOC108857515 gene encoding protein MAEA homolog, which produces MEIDDPLTNGNTDAVMTESAPPFTPSPPVPASRSSQLTESLKLEHQLLRVPFEHYKKTIRANHRCLEKEVTAFVSGVGDLADNNRSKDVTVSRLTGLVSRLQGLKRKLEEGSNVENLQAQRCRARIDHLDSADGDNITEWNNTKLKRILVDYMLRMSYFDTASKLSETSNILDLVDIDIFREAKKVIDALKRREVASALAWCADNKTRLKKAKSKFEFQLRLQEFIELVRANSYKQAIHYARKHLAPWGATHMNDLQPVLATLAFKSTTECTKYKVLFELGQWDILVHQFKQEFCKLYGMTMEPLLNIYLQAGLSALKTPYGFEEGCTKEDPLSQESFRKLALPLPYSKQEHSKLVCYISKELMDTENPPLVFPNGYVYSTKALKEMADKNKGEVKCPRTGLVCNYTDLVKAYIS
- the LOC108862090 gene encoding ribulose-1,5 bisphosphate carboxylase/oxygenase large subunit N-methyltransferase, chloroplastic produces the protein MLLSVPKVKLLVFQQRRTFISSLAKCISFFNAQSSLTESQVAQAALDKDCIDFLPWLEQIAGTKITNKLSIGKSVYGRALFASKVIHAGDCILEVPFNAQITPDELPRDIRVSLTDQLGNNIGKLAALLMIEMNMGQNSRWFPYISRLPQLSDMHSTIFWDENELSMIRCSAVHKETVKQKARLEKEFSLVAQAFKEHLPNAIERPALENFMYAYALVGSRAWETSKGISLIPFADFMNHDGLSASIVLSDEDNQLSEVSADRDYGPGDEVFIRYGEFSNATLMLDFGFTLPYNAHDEVQIQMNIGNDDPLRNMKLGLLQTHYTRSVKDINIFHSSCDTFTIKEVKSATGKGKGIPQSLRAFARLLSCTSPQELTDLSKEAEQNDGRLARLPFQDRTRELEAHKIILSHINRLIEDHSVCIKELEASNCRFESQRFIVRRQMSRDLLFGELRVLRSAAEWLNHYCINLFSAP